Proteins encoded in a region of the Streptomyces akebiae genome:
- a CDS encoding benzoate-CoA ligase family protein: MTITTTSRPTRQSADAGAPGNLAAHLAALVERRGWADRPAFHQGHRAWSHGEIHDLAARTATVLTDHGVRPGDRVLLALPDSVTWVTTFLALARLGAVAVLVNPELTPPELQFMAEDTRAALWVTGPGVDGYIPSPRTAHWTATPAAPQRGRDQPPTTRTGNMSEPARRLGADQLTALSATAAPTTRAHPVDAHTPLYIQYTSGTTGHPKGVVHVHGDPKTYHDLIGRRLLRITPDDVTLSVSRLYFAYGFGNALVFPLFSGSSAVLADRRPTPAAVDELVARHRVTLLYSVPSAYAALVTDRADGHQDCFASVRAAVSAGEGMPAGLGKQVTELLGAPVLEQIGSTEAGHAFCANSFDHNHPGTVGRPVPGFEVELRDRAGHPVPEGEAGELWVRGPTVTPGYLNRPEETERTLVGGWLATRDRAVREPDGTYRHLGRADDMEMVGGITVSPLEVEALLRTHPGVRDVAVAAVTDERGASRLRAFVVPVPPIGVGLEAELICMARDRLAAFKVPRSVSFVPTLPRTATGKLRRHLVRQGAW, translated from the coding sequence ATGACGATCACGACGACGTCCCGGCCCACCCGGCAGTCCGCCGACGCGGGCGCCCCCGGCAACCTCGCGGCCCATCTCGCCGCCCTCGTCGAGCGACGCGGCTGGGCCGACCGCCCGGCCTTCCACCAGGGCCACCGGGCCTGGTCCCACGGAGAGATCCACGACCTCGCGGCCCGCACCGCCACCGTCCTCACCGATCACGGCGTCCGCCCCGGCGACCGCGTGCTGCTCGCCCTCCCGGACTCCGTCACCTGGGTCACCACGTTCCTCGCCCTGGCCCGCCTGGGCGCGGTGGCGGTCCTGGTCAACCCCGAACTCACCCCGCCCGAACTGCAGTTCATGGCAGAGGACACAAGGGCGGCCCTCTGGGTGACGGGGCCAGGGGTCGACGGTTACATCCCCTCGCCCCGAACGGCGCATTGGACCGCGACCCCTGCGGCTCCGCAGCGCGGGCGGGACCAGCCACCGACGACCCGCACCGGGAACATGTCCGAGCCGGCGCGGCGCCTCGGTGCCGACCAGCTGACCGCCCTGAGTGCGACAGCCGCCCCCACCACCCGCGCCCACCCCGTCGACGCCCACACCCCCCTCTACATCCAGTACACCTCCGGAACCACCGGCCACCCCAAGGGCGTCGTCCACGTCCACGGCGACCCCAAGACGTACCACGACCTCATCGGCCGCCGGCTCCTGCGCATCACCCCGGACGACGTCACCCTCTCCGTCTCCCGGCTGTACTTCGCCTACGGCTTCGGCAACGCCCTGGTCTTCCCGCTCTTCTCCGGCTCCTCCGCCGTCCTCGCCGACCGCCGTCCCACCCCCGCGGCGGTCGACGAACTCGTCGCCCGGCACCGGGTGACCCTCCTGTACTCGGTGCCCTCGGCGTACGCCGCCCTCGTCACCGACCGGGCCGACGGCCACCAGGACTGCTTCGCCTCGGTGCGCGCGGCGGTGTCGGCCGGCGAGGGCATGCCCGCCGGACTCGGCAAGCAGGTCACCGAACTGCTCGGCGCCCCCGTCCTCGAACAGATCGGCTCCACCGAGGCCGGCCACGCCTTCTGCGCCAACAGCTTCGACCACAACCACCCCGGTACGGTCGGCCGCCCCGTCCCCGGCTTCGAGGTGGAACTCCGCGACCGCGCCGGCCATCCGGTGCCGGAGGGCGAGGCGGGCGAACTCTGGGTACGCGGACCGACGGTGACGCCCGGCTACCTCAACCGGCCCGAGGAGACCGAGCGCACCCTCGTCGGCGGCTGGCTGGCCACACGGGACCGGGCCGTCCGCGAACCCGACGGCACCTACCGCCACCTCGGCCGCGCCGACGACATGGAGATGGTCGGCGGCATCACCGTCTCCCCGCTGGAGGTGGAGGCGCTGCTGCGCACCCACCCCGGTGTCCGGGACGTCGCCGTCGCCGCCGTCACCGACGAACGCGGCGCCAGCAGGCTCCGGGCCTTCGTCGTCCCGGTCCCGCCCATCGGCGTGGGCCTGGAGGCCGAACTGATCTGCATGGCCCGCGACCGGCTCGCCGCCTTCAAGGTCCCCCGCAGCGTCAGCTTCGTGCCCACGCTGCCCCGCACCGCGACCGGCAAGCTCCGCCGCCACCTCGTCCGCCAAGGAGCGTGGTGA
- the pabB gene encoding aminodeoxychorismate synthase component I, protein MKTLLIDNYDSYTYNLFQLIAEVNGEEPVVVLNDASADDIPDLGEFDNVVVSPGPGHPAERRDFGIAARLISEAEIPVLGVCLGHQGIAVGEHADVEPAPWPRHGHLSTVRHDGRDLFRGLPQNFTVVRYHSLSVREPLPPALEATAWSEDGVLMGLRHRERPLWGVQFHPESILTDHGHRLLVNFRNLTAERAGSPRTKNTAVAPVTNTHHTALTSLAGAIPRPRRAPGAGYRLHTRRIAGAVDAEAAFTRMYADAPHAFWLDSSRVEPGLARFSFFGDGSGPLAEVVRYDVDSGSCEIEREGRPTRRVQASVFDYLKRQLASRKVDATGLPFDFTGGYVGYFGYELKADTGSENRHKAETPDAAWLFADRLIAVDHQEGHTYAVCLSEDTPAASREAGDWLDTALAQLTFVGSDPTVPLRAATAPYPRAAEPWLVRDRATYLADIEACKAELNAGTSYEVCLTNAARLPAPYDPYDFYRVLRRVNPAPYAAFLRFGDLDIAGSSPERFLRITRDGIAEAKPIKGTAPRGADPHEDDRLRDELAADAKTRAENLMIVDLLRNDLGRVSRTGSVKVTRLMATETYATVHQLVSTVEGRLREGTDAVDCVRACFPGGSMTGAPKLRTMEIIDALETEARGVYSGALGYLGCSGGADLNIVIRTAVFQGGRMHLGAGGAIVLDSDPAAEYDEMLLKTAALMRAHREHASAPAVTEEPTR, encoded by the coding sequence GTGAAGACCCTGCTCATCGACAATTACGACTCGTACACGTACAACCTGTTCCAGCTGATCGCCGAGGTCAACGGCGAGGAGCCGGTGGTCGTGCTCAACGACGCTTCGGCCGACGACATTCCGGATCTGGGAGAATTCGACAACGTGGTGGTGTCGCCGGGACCCGGCCACCCCGCGGAACGGCGTGACTTCGGAATCGCCGCCCGGCTGATATCCGAGGCCGAGATCCCCGTGCTGGGCGTCTGTCTGGGCCACCAGGGCATCGCGGTGGGGGAACACGCCGATGTCGAGCCCGCCCCGTGGCCCCGCCACGGGCACCTGTCCACGGTCCGGCACGACGGCCGCGACCTGTTCCGGGGCCTCCCGCAGAACTTCACGGTCGTCCGCTACCACTCGTTGTCCGTGCGCGAGCCGTTGCCGCCGGCCCTGGAGGCGACCGCCTGGTCCGAGGACGGCGTCCTCATGGGTCTGCGTCATCGCGAACGGCCGCTGTGGGGCGTCCAGTTCCACCCCGAGTCGATCCTCACCGACCACGGTCACCGGCTGCTGGTGAACTTCCGCAACCTCACGGCGGAACGGGCCGGCAGCCCTCGCACCAAGAACACGGCCGTCGCACCCGTCACGAACACGCACCACACCGCGCTCACCTCCCTCGCGGGCGCGATCCCCCGCCCCCGCCGGGCGCCGGGCGCCGGGTACCGACTGCACACCCGTCGCATCGCCGGAGCCGTCGACGCCGAGGCCGCCTTCACCCGGATGTACGCCGACGCGCCGCACGCCTTCTGGCTGGACAGCTCCCGCGTCGAGCCGGGCCTGGCGCGGTTCTCGTTCTTCGGCGACGGCAGTGGCCCCCTCGCCGAGGTCGTCCGCTACGACGTCGACAGCGGCAGTTGCGAGATCGAACGGGAGGGCCGGCCCACCCGCAGGGTCCAGGCGAGCGTCTTCGACTATCTCAAGCGGCAGCTGGCCAGCCGCAAGGTCGACGCGACGGGTCTGCCCTTCGACTTCACCGGCGGCTACGTCGGCTACTTCGGCTACGAACTCAAGGCCGACACCGGCTCCGAGAACCGGCACAAGGCCGAGACCCCGGATGCGGCCTGGCTGTTCGCGGACCGGCTGATCGCCGTGGACCACCAGGAGGGGCACACCTACGCGGTCTGCCTCTCCGAGGACACCCCGGCGGCGTCCCGCGAGGCCGGCGACTGGCTCGACACCGCGCTGGCCCAGCTGACCTTCGTCGGCTCGGACCCCACGGTCCCCCTGAGGGCCGCCACCGCGCCCTACCCGCGCGCCGCCGAACCCTGGCTGGTCCGCGACCGCGCCACCTACCTCGCCGACATCGAGGCCTGCAAGGCGGAGCTGAACGCGGGCACCAGCTACGAGGTCTGTCTGACCAACGCGGCCCGGTTACCCGCTCCCTACGACCCGTACGACTTCTACCGGGTGCTGCGCCGCGTCAACCCCGCCCCGTACGCAGCCTTCCTCAGGTTCGGCGACCTCGACATCGCGGGCTCGTCGCCCGAGCGGTTCCTGCGCATCACCCGCGACGGCATCGCCGAGGCCAAGCCCATCAAGGGCACCGCACCCCGGGGCGCCGATCCGCACGAGGACGACCGGCTCCGCGACGAACTGGCCGCCGACGCCAAGACCCGCGCCGAGAACCTGATGATCGTCGACCTGCTCCGCAACGACCTCGGCCGCGTCTCCCGGACCGGCTCCGTGAAGGTCACCCGCCTGATGGCCACCGAGACCTACGCCACCGTGCACCAGCTGGTCTCCACGGTGGAGGGCAGGCTGCGCGAGGGCACCGACGCCGTCGACTGCGTCCGGGCCTGCTTCCCCGGCGGCTCGATGACCGGAGCACCCAAGCTGCGCACCATGGAGATCATCGACGCGCTGGAGACCGAGGCGCGGGGCGTGTACTCGGGAGCCCTCGGCTACCTCGGGTGCAGCGGCGGCGCGGACCTCAACATCGTCATCCGTACCGCCGTGTTCCAGGGCGGCCGTATGCATCTGGGCGCGGGCGGCGCGATCGTCCTCGACTCCGATCCCGCCGCCGAGTACGACGAGATGCTGCTGAAGACGGCGGCACTGATGCGGGCCCACCGGGAGCACGCCTCCGCCCCCGCCGTCACCGAGGAGCCGACGCGATGA
- a CDS encoding antibiotic biosynthesis monooxygenase: MNGARVLRVFDGVSRNPVTVTVAYQVVPGREADFHSWGWAALRTSAQQPGFLGGGVLVDGEAEWHVVYRFDSENSARTWENSVVWAQWSARADGLAQETGRRSIVGSRAWFDSQTARAPTPAGPPGPPPKWKLWLVNSGAVFPPVFLFNQAILPYLNDLNPLFRTLLLCLTVAAIVTWILMPRLQRFLKKWLYPPLQALRGRHKRRTA, translated from the coding sequence TTGAACGGCGCCCGCGTTCTTCGCGTATTCGACGGCGTGAGCAGGAATCCCGTTACCGTCACCGTCGCGTACCAGGTGGTGCCGGGGCGCGAGGCCGACTTCCACTCATGGGGGTGGGCCGCGCTGCGTACAAGTGCGCAGCAGCCGGGTTTTCTGGGGGGTGGCGTACTCGTCGACGGAGAGGCTGAGTGGCATGTGGTCTACCGCTTCGACAGCGAGAACTCGGCCCGGACCTGGGAGAATTCCGTGGTCTGGGCTCAGTGGTCGGCCCGCGCCGACGGACTGGCACAGGAGACCGGCCGTCGGAGCATCGTGGGTTCCCGGGCCTGGTTCGACTCCCAGACCGCCCGGGCCCCGACGCCGGCCGGCCCTCCGGGGCCACCCCCGAAATGGAAACTGTGGTTGGTGAATTCCGGTGCGGTCTTCCCGCCCGTGTTCTTGTTCAACCAGGCGATACTTCCCTATCTCAACGACCTGAATCCGCTTTTCCGTACACTTCTGCTGTGTCTGACCGTGGCAGCCATCGTCACCTGGATTCTCATGCCGAGACTCCAGAGATTCTTGAAGAAATGGCTGTACCCGCCGTTGCAGGCGTTGCGCGGCCGGCACAAACGACGGACCGCCTAG
- a CDS encoding pyridoxal phosphate-dependent decarboxylase family protein encodes MDSVLADDLSRLPELLQAARDFAAEEVAGLAERSVARLDGPPGTVPLPVEGVGAEGALAEFAERWAGGFSGSAGPRYLGFVTGGATPAAVAGDWLTSAYDQNVSGDQDSSASALERQTLGWLRELFGLGGEYGGAFVTGATVSNTVGLAVAREWLGERLGVDVSQEGVAALGPVDVLSGSPHSSIAKALSVLGVGRDRLRAVPLLSGGREAVDVEALAAALEALDGRPAIVVANAGTVNSVDFDDLRAIAALKERHDFWLHVDAAFGGFAALSPSYAHLVDGLDTADSICVDLHKWLNVPYDAAVQFTRRRDLQVRVFRNDSPYLGLPTGEPDFLHLTPENSRRLRALPAWFSLMAYGRAGHREIVERNVTLARALGERLAQAPGLTLVAPVRLNVVCFTLAERPTRERVQALARAIAVSGEAFVTPTVLGGTHALRAAFSNWRTTTADTERVLETVVTAAEAVTTAARP; translated from the coding sequence ATGGACTCCGTACTCGCCGACGATCTCTCCCGGCTTCCCGAACTGTTGCAGGCCGCCCGTGACTTCGCCGCAGAGGAGGTGGCGGGTCTCGCGGAGCGGTCCGTCGCCCGGCTCGACGGGCCGCCCGGGACCGTGCCGCTCCCCGTCGAGGGCGTCGGCGCGGAAGGAGCCCTGGCGGAGTTCGCCGAGCGCTGGGCCGGCGGATTCTCCGGCTCGGCCGGGCCCCGCTACCTCGGCTTCGTCACCGGCGGGGCCACCCCGGCGGCCGTCGCCGGGGACTGGCTGACCAGTGCCTACGACCAGAACGTCTCCGGTGACCAGGACTCCTCCGCGAGCGCTCTGGAACGGCAGACCCTCGGGTGGCTGCGGGAGTTGTTCGGACTGGGCGGGGAGTACGGCGGTGCCTTCGTGACCGGTGCGACCGTCTCCAACACCGTGGGGCTCGCCGTCGCCCGCGAGTGGCTCGGCGAACGGCTGGGCGTGGACGTGTCCCAAGAGGGCGTCGCCGCTCTCGGTCCCGTCGACGTGTTGTCCGGCAGCCCCCACTCCAGCATCGCCAAGGCGCTCTCCGTGCTCGGCGTCGGCCGCGACCGGCTGCGTGCCGTCCCCCTGCTGTCCGGGGGCCGTGAGGCCGTGGACGTGGAGGCCCTCGCCGCCGCCCTGGAGGCGCTGGACGGGCGGCCGGCGATCGTGGTGGCCAACGCCGGGACCGTCAACTCGGTCGACTTCGACGATCTGCGCGCCATCGCCGCACTCAAGGAACGCCACGACTTCTGGCTCCACGTGGACGCCGCGTTCGGCGGCTTCGCCGCGCTGTCGCCGTCGTACGCGCATCTCGTCGACGGCCTCGACACCGCCGACTCGATCTGCGTGGACCTCCACAAGTGGCTGAACGTTCCCTACGACGCCGCCGTCCAGTTCACCCGCCGCCGGGACCTCCAGGTGCGTGTCTTCCGCAACGACTCCCCGTACCTCGGCCTCCCCACCGGCGAGCCCGACTTCCTGCACCTCACTCCGGAGAACTCCCGTCGGCTGCGCGCCCTCCCGGCCTGGTTCTCCCTCATGGCGTACGGCCGGGCGGGGCACCGCGAGATCGTCGAGCGCAACGTCACGCTGGCCCGCGCCCTCGGGGAACGCCTCGCACAGGCGCCGGGGTTGACCCTCGTCGCACCGGTCCGGCTGAACGTCGTCTGCTTCACCCTCGCCGAACGGCCCACCCGGGAACGGGTCCAGGCCCTGGCCCGGGCGATCGCCGTCTCCGGCGAGGCCTTCGTGACCCCGACCGTCCTCGGTGGGACGCACGCGCTGCGAGCCGCGTTCAGCAACTGGCGCACGACGACGGCGGACACGGAACGGGTTCTCGAAACGGTGGTCACGGCCGCGGAGGCCGTGACCACCGCCGCGAGGCCGTGA
- a CDS encoding SDR family NAD(P)-dependent oxidoreductase has protein sequence MHATGRFEGYGVLITGAARGIGAATARRLAEEGAKVLVTDVDAEAAERTVTELRQRGQAVEAYRCDVGDRESVEAAVAYAVTALGSLDVLVNNAFGCSPDAPLFEDTPDETWARDLDLTLTGAFRCARAALPHLVASGRGAIVNIGSVNGLQHFGSHAYSAAKAGLGSLTRTLAGDAAPRGVRVNLVAPGTVRTPGWAGREAHLDDLAEIYPLGRVGEPADIAAAVAFLASRDAAWITGTTLPVDGGLLAINTAFARAARAWRDEERA, from the coding sequence ATGCATGCGACGGGACGCTTCGAGGGTTACGGGGTTCTCATCACGGGCGCGGCGCGCGGGATCGGCGCGGCCACGGCCCGGCGGCTGGCCGAGGAAGGGGCGAAGGTACTCGTCACCGACGTGGACGCGGAGGCGGCCGAGCGGACCGTGACGGAGTTGCGGCAGCGCGGGCAGGCCGTCGAGGCGTACCGGTGCGACGTCGGGGACCGGGAGTCCGTCGAGGCGGCCGTCGCGTACGCGGTGACGGCCCTCGGTTCGCTCGACGTCCTGGTCAACAACGCCTTCGGCTGCAGCCCGGACGCGCCGCTCTTCGAGGACACCCCCGACGAGACCTGGGCCCGCGACCTGGACCTCACCCTGACCGGCGCGTTCCGCTGCGCCCGCGCGGCCCTGCCGCACCTGGTGGCCTCGGGACGCGGCGCCATCGTCAACATCGGCTCCGTCAACGGCCTCCAGCACTTCGGCAGCCACGCCTACAGCGCCGCCAAGGCCGGTCTCGGCTCGCTCACCCGTACCCTCGCCGGTGACGCCGCGCCCCGTGGCGTCCGCGTCAACCTGGTGGCCCCCGGCACGGTCCGCACCCCCGGCTGGGCGGGCCGCGAGGCCCACTTGGACGACCTCGCCGAGATCTATCCCCTGGGCCGTGTCGGCGAGCCGGCCGACATCGCGGCGGCCGTGGCCTTCCTCGCCTCCCGGGACGCGGCGTGGATCACGGGCACCACCCTGCCCGTGGACGGTGGCCTGCTCGCCATCAACACGGCGTTCGCCCGGGCGGCGCGGGCCTGGCGGGACGAGGAGCGGGCGTAA
- a CDS encoding SDR family oxidoreductase, with protein sequence MSKPLDGRIALVAGATRGAGRGIAVELGAAGATVYVTGRSTRERRSEYDRPETVEDTADLVTEAGGHGIAVPTDHLEPAQVRTLVDRIAEEQGRLDVLVNDVWGGEKLFAWESPVWEHDLDNGLRLLRLAVETHAITSHFALPLLLRHPGGLVVEMTDGTAEYNGANYRNSFFYDLAKSAVLRMAFALSHELGPRGATAVALTPGWLRSEMMLDEFGVTEENWRDALERVPHFAISETPRFVGRAVAALAADPEVARFNGQSLSGGSLARTYGFTDLDGSRPDAWRYIVEVQDAGKPADTTGYR encoded by the coding sequence ATGTCGAAGCCGCTGGACGGCAGGATCGCACTGGTCGCAGGAGCCACGCGCGGAGCGGGCCGGGGGATCGCCGTGGAGCTGGGGGCGGCCGGAGCCACGGTCTACGTGACAGGGCGTTCCACGCGGGAGCGGCGCTCCGAGTACGACCGCCCGGAGACCGTGGAGGACACCGCCGACCTGGTCACCGAGGCGGGCGGCCACGGCATCGCCGTACCCACCGACCATCTCGAACCGGCACAGGTGCGGACCCTCGTCGACCGGATCGCCGAGGAGCAGGGCCGGCTCGACGTCCTCGTCAACGACGTCTGGGGCGGCGAGAAGCTCTTCGCATGGGAGAGTCCGGTCTGGGAGCACGATCTCGACAACGGGCTGCGGCTGCTGCGCCTCGCCGTCGAGACCCATGCCATCACCAGCCACTTTGCCCTGCCGCTGCTGCTGCGCCACCCCGGCGGCCTGGTCGTGGAGATGACCGACGGCACGGCCGAGTACAACGGGGCCAACTACCGCAACTCCTTCTTCTACGACCTCGCCAAGTCCGCCGTCCTGCGCATGGCGTTCGCCCTCAGCCACGAGCTGGGGCCGCGGGGCGCCACCGCCGTGGCCCTCACCCCCGGATGGCTCCGCTCGGAGATGATGCTCGACGAGTTCGGGGTCACCGAGGAGAACTGGCGGGACGCCCTCGAACGCGTCCCCCACTTCGCCATCTCCGAGACCCCCCGCTTCGTCGGCCGGGCCGTCGCCGCGCTCGCCGCCGACCCGGAGGTCGCCCGCTTCAACGGGCAGTCCCTCTCCGGCGGCTCCCTCGCCCGGACCTACGGCTTCACCGACCTCGACGGCAGCCGGCCGGACGCCTGGCGCTATATCGTCGAGGTCCAGGACGCGGGCAAGCCGGCGGACACGACCGGCTACCGCTGA
- a CDS encoding MBL fold metallo-hydrolase, which translates to MAARIEHLVTSGQFSLDGGTWDVDNNVWLVGDDHEVLVIDAAHDADAIAEAVGDRRLVAIVCTHAHNDHIDAAPALAERTGAPIWLHPDDLPLWKQTHPDRLPDHWLADGQVIEAAGADLTVLHTPGHAPGAVCLHDPGLGTVFTGDTLFSGGPGATGRSYSHFPTIIDSIRDRLLALPPDTVVRTGHGDTTTIGAEAPHLQEWIDRGH; encoded by the coding sequence ATGGCCGCCCGCATCGAACACCTCGTCACCTCGGGCCAGTTCAGCCTCGACGGCGGCACCTGGGACGTCGACAACAACGTCTGGCTCGTCGGCGACGACCACGAGGTCCTCGTCATCGACGCCGCCCACGACGCCGACGCCATCGCCGAGGCCGTGGGGGACCGCAGGCTCGTGGCCATCGTCTGCACCCACGCCCACAACGACCACATCGACGCCGCCCCCGCCCTCGCCGAACGCACCGGCGCGCCGATCTGGCTCCACCCGGACGACCTGCCGCTGTGGAAGCAGACCCACCCCGACCGGCTGCCCGACCACTGGCTGGCCGACGGCCAGGTCATCGAGGCCGCCGGCGCCGACCTGACCGTCCTGCACACCCCCGGCCACGCCCCGGGCGCCGTCTGCCTCCACGACCCCGGTCTCGGCACCGTCTTCACCGGAGACACGCTCTTCTCCGGCGGCCCCGGCGCCACCGGCCGTTCCTACTCCCACTTCCCGACGATCATCGACTCCATCCGCGACCGCCTGCTCGCCCTCCCGCCGGACACGGTCGTCCGCACCGGCCACGGCGACACGACGACGATCGGAGCGGAGGCCCCGCACCTTCAGGAGTGGATCGACCGGGGCCACTGA
- a CDS encoding S-(hydroxymethyl)mycothiol dehydrogenase — protein MAQEVRGVIAPGKNEPVRIETIVVPDPGPGEAVVKVQACGVCHTDLHYKQGGISDDFPFLLGHEAAGVVESVGAGVTDVAPGDFVILNWRAVCGSCRACRRGRPWYCFATHNAKQKMTLASTGQELSPALGIGAFAEKTLVAAGQCTKVDPAAAPAVAGLLGCGVMAGIGAAINTGNVGRGDSVAVIGCGGVGDAAIAGSRLAGAEKIIAVDIDDRKLTTAKSIGATHTVNSKDTDPVEAIRELTGGFGADVVIEAVGRPETYKQAFYARDLAGTVVLVGVPTPEMKLELPLLDVFGRGGALKSSWYGDCLPDRDFPMLINLYLQGRLDLEAFVTETIGLDDVEKAFERMHGGDVLRSVVTL, from the coding sequence ATGGCGCAGGAAGTACGCGGCGTGATCGCACCGGGCAAGAACGAGCCGGTGCGGATCGAGACGATCGTGGTGCCCGACCCGGGACCGGGGGAGGCCGTGGTGAAGGTGCAGGCGTGCGGGGTGTGCCACACCGACCTGCACTACAAGCAGGGCGGCATCAGCGACGACTTCCCCTTCCTGCTCGGCCATGAGGCCGCCGGTGTGGTCGAGTCCGTCGGAGCGGGCGTCACGGATGTCGCCCCGGGCGACTTCGTCATCCTCAACTGGCGTGCGGTGTGCGGTAGTTGCCGGGCATGTCGACGTGGTCGCCCCTGGTACTGCTTCGCCACCCACAACGCGAAGCAGAAGATGACGCTCGCCTCGACCGGTCAGGAGCTGTCACCCGCTCTCGGCATCGGCGCCTTCGCGGAGAAGACCCTCGTCGCCGCCGGCCAGTGCACCAAGGTCGACCCGGCCGCCGCCCCGGCGGTCGCCGGACTGCTGGGCTGCGGGGTGATGGCCGGCATCGGCGCCGCGATCAACACCGGGAACGTGGGGCGCGGCGACAGCGTCGCCGTCATCGGCTGCGGCGGCGTCGGGGACGCGGCCATCGCCGGTTCCCGGCTGGCCGGCGCCGAGAAGATCATCGCCGTCGACATCGACGACCGGAAACTGACCACCGCCAAGAGCATCGGCGCCACCCACACGGTCAACTCCAAGGACACCGACCCGGTCGAGGCGATCCGTGAGCTGACCGGCGGCTTCGGTGCCGACGTCGTCATCGAGGCGGTCGGCCGCCCCGAGACCTACAAGCAGGCCTTCTACGCCCGCGACCTGGCCGGCACGGTCGTCCTCGTCGGCGTCCCCACCCCGGAGATGAAACTCGAACTCCCCCTCCTCGACGTCTTCGGCCGCGGCGGCGCCCTGAAGTCCTCCTGGTACGGCGACTGCCTGCCCGACCGCGACTTCCCCATGCTGATCAACCTCTACCTCCAGGGCCGCCTGGATCTGGAGGCGTTCGTCACCGAGACCATCGGACTCGACGACGTGGAGAAGGCCTTCGAGCGGATGCACGGCGGCGACGTCCTGCGATCGGTGGTGACCCTCTGA
- a CDS encoding metal-sensitive transcriptional regulator: protein MELDFEGDELKSVLNRLKRAQGQISGVIRMIEEGRDCEDVVTQLAAASRALDRAGFAIIATGLQQCLTDADKSERNGETNEQMRARLEKLFLSLA, encoded by the coding sequence GTGGAGCTGGACTTCGAAGGCGATGAGCTCAAGTCGGTGCTGAACCGGCTGAAGAGGGCCCAGGGGCAGATCTCCGGGGTGATCAGGATGATCGAGGAGGGGCGCGACTGCGAGGACGTCGTCACCCAGCTGGCCGCGGCCTCCCGTGCCCTGGACCGGGCGGGCTTCGCGATCATCGCCACGGGGCTGCAGCAGTGCCTCACCGACGCCGACAAGAGCGAGCGGAACGGCGAGACGAACGAACAGATGCGGGCGCGGCTGGAGAAACTCTTCCTGTCGCTCGCGTAA